From Brassica oleracea var. oleracea cultivar TO1000 chromosome C3, BOL, whole genome shotgun sequence, a single genomic window includes:
- the LOC106332015 gene encoding Golgi SNAP receptor complex member 1-2 has protein sequence MTESSWDLQESGWEELRREARKIEGDLDVKLSSYAKLGARSTQGGYVDAGSPRSWKSMEIEIQSSLEKLLDINDSMSRCAASAASTTSVTQKLARHRDILHEYTQEFRRIKGNINSMREHAELLSSVRDDISEYKASGSMSPGVQVLRERASIHGSISHIDDVIGQAQATRAVLGSQRSLFSDVQGKVKNLGDKFPVIRGLLGSIRRRRSRDTLILSTVIAACTLFLIIYWLSK, from the exons ATGACGGAATCGAGCTGGGATCTACAGGAATCAGGTTGGGAGGAGCTTCGGAGAGAAGCTCGCAAAATCGAAGGCGATCTCGACGTGAAGCTCTCCTCTTACGCTAAACTCGGCGCCAGATCCACTCAAGGCG GGTATGTTGACGCCGGGTCTCCAAGATCATGGAAGTCCATGGAGATTGAGATTCAATCTTCGCTTGAGAAGCTGTTGGACATTAACGATTCCATGAGTAGATGTGCTGCATCTGCTGCATCCACAACCTCGGTTACTCAAAAGCTTGCAAGGCACAGAGATATACTTCATGAATACACCCAG GAGTTTCGAAGGATAAAAGGAAATATAAACTCCATGAGAGAACATGCTGAGCTTTTGAGTTCTGTCAGGGATGACATAAGTGAATATAAG GCTTCTGGTAGTATGTCACCAGGTGTGCAAGTCTTAAGGGAGAGAGCTTCAATCCATGGAAGTATTTCTCAT ATTGATGACGTTATTGGTCAAGCTCAAGCAACAAGAGCAGTTCTTGGCTCTCAACGATCTCTGTTTTCAGATGTTCAAGGGAAAGTTAAAAATCTCGGAGACAAATTCCCAGTGATTCGTGGCTTACTTG GTTCAATTAGAAGAAGACGTTCTCGGGACACACTTATCCTCTCTACTGTGATTGCTGCTTGTACGTTGTTTCTAATCATCTACTGGCTCTCGAAATAA
- the LOC106333785 gene encoding auxin-responsive protein SAUR36, giving the protein MRKLVGFIMGRRVRRVSRWIIGKTRIRRSGYNRLHPTRPTRMLTLPITKLKNWSQRLTQRFSILGSTRRSECKHDPVPRGHLAVYVGQKEGDFRRVLVPIVYFNHPLFGELLRESEKEYGFRHEGGITIPCLYSDFQRVKTRIASGLDSDRIFPWSRLCSS; this is encoded by the coding sequence ATGAGGAAGCTCGTAGGGTTTATAATGGGGAGACGGGTTCGACGAGTCTCTAGATGGATTATTGGGAAAACCCGGATCCGTCGGTCCGGATACAACCGGTTACACCCGACCAGACCAACTCGCATGTTGACACTGCCGATCACCAAACTCAAAAACTGGAGCCAACGTCTCACACAAAGGTTCAGCATATTGGGGTCTACGAGAAGATCCGAATGTAAACATGACCCGGTTCCACGGGGACACTTGGCGGTTTACGTGGGTCAAAAAGAAGGTGACTTTCGCAGAGTTTTGGTGCCCATTGTTTACTTTAACCATCCTCTGTTCGGTGAGCTGCTCAGAGAATCCGAAAAAGAGTATGGATTCCGACACGAAGGAGGCATCACAATACCTTGTCTGTATTCAGACTTCCAACGTGTCAAAACCCGAATCGCTTCCGGGTTGGATTCTGATCGGATATTTCCATGGAGTCGTCTTTGCAGCAGTTAA
- the LOC106329510 gene encoding probable pectinesterase/pectinesterase inhibitor 17 → MAFRVDILTFVFLCILAASTVSGYNSKDVKAWCSQTPNPKPCEYFLTHNSNQKPIKSESEFLKISMKLALDRAILAKSHASTLGPKCRDTREKAAWEDCIKLYDFTVSKINETMDPNVKCSKTDAQTWLSTALTNLETCRAGFLELGVTDIVLPLMSNNVSNLICNTLAINKVPFNYTPPGKDGFPSWVKPGDRKLLQSSTPRDNAVVAKDGSGNFRTIKDAINAASGSGRFVIYVKQGVYSENLEIRKKNVMLRGDGKGRTIITGSRSVGGGSTTFNSATVAAVGDGFIARGITFRNTAGANNAQAVALRSGSDLSVFYQCSFEGYQDTLYVHSNRQFYRDCDVYGTVDFIFGNAAAVLQNCNIFARRPRSRTNTITAQGRSDPNQNTGIIIHNSRVTAASDLRPVLGSTKTYLGRPWRQYSRTVFMKTSLDSLIDPRGWLEWDGNFALRTLFYAEFQNTGPGASTSGRVTWPGFRVLSSTSEASRFTVGSFLAGSSWIPSDVPFTSGL, encoded by the exons ATGGCTTTTCGAGTTGATATTTTAACATTTGTGTTCTTATGCATTTTAGCGGCATCCACGGTTTCCGGGTACAACTCCAAAGACGTGAAAGCGTGGTGCAGCCAAACTCCAAACCCTAAACCATGCGAGTACTTCTTAACCCACAACTCAAACCAAAAGCCCATAAAATCCGAGTCAGAGTTCCTCAAAATCTCAATGAAACTAGCTCTAGACCGAGCCATCCTCGCCAAATCCCACGCGTCCACATTAGGACCAAAGTGCCGCGACACACGTGAAAAAGCTGCTTGGGAAGATTGCATCAAGCTCTACGACTTCACCGTCTCTAAAATCAACGAGACCATGGACCCAAACGTGAAGTGCTCGAAAACCGACGCACAAACATGGCTCAGCACGGCTCTAACTAATCTTGAAACTTGTCGTGCCGGGTTCTTAGAGCTTGGTGTTACCGATATCGTCCTTCCATTAATGTCAAACAACGTCTCAAATCTTATATGCAATACACTCGCCATTAACAAAGTTCCATTCAACTATACCCCACCCGGGAAAGACGGGTTTCCTTCGTGGGTCAAACCCGGAGACCGGAAACTTCTGCAAAGCTCGACACCAAGAGATAACGCGGTGGTGGCTAAAGACGGGTCGGGTAATTTTAGGACGATTAAAGACGCGATCAACGCTGCTTCAGGGAGTGGTAGGTTCGTGATATATGTGAAGCAAGGCGTTTACAGTGAGAATCTTGAGATTCGAAAAAAGAATGTTATGTTGAGAGGTGATGGTAAAGGGAGAACGATTATTACAGGAAGCAGAAGTGTTGGAGGAGGATCGACCACGTTTAATTCAGCTACTGTCG CCGCGGTTGGAGATGGATTTATAGCACGTGGAATAACATTTAGAAACACGGCGGGTGCAAACAATGCACAAGCAGTTGCTCTAAGATCGGGGTCGGATCTATCTGTTTTCTACCAATGCAGCTTCGAAGGTTACCAAGACACACTTTACGTTCATTCGAACCGTCAATTCTACCGTGATTGCGATGTTTATGGAACCGTGGACTTCATCTTCGGAAATGCAGCAGCTGTTCTCCAAAACTGCAACATCTTCGCACGTCGTCCACGTAGTCGAACTAACACAATCACTGCTCAAGGAAGATCCGACCCAAATCAAAACACGGGTATTATTATCCACAACTCTCGGGTCACCGCCGCTTCAGATCTCCGACCAGTTCTTGGATCCACCAAGACTTATTTGGGTCGACCATGGAGACAATATTCAAGGACAGTGTTTATGAAGACTTCTCTGGATAGTTTGATTGATCCACGTGGATGGCTTGAGTGGGACGGTAACTTTGCTTTAAGGACATTGTTTTATGCTGAGTTTCAGAATACGGGTCCGGGTGCTTCGACTTCAGGTCGGGTCACATGGCCTGGATTTCGGGTCCTTAGTTCTACCTCAGAGGCTTCAAGGTTTACTGTTGGTAGTTTCCTTGCTGGTAGCTCTTGGATTCCATCGGACGTACCATTTACGTCTGGTCTTTGA
- the LOC106328338 gene encoding IRK-interacting protein-like: protein MLPSGLKETQLNNNQKVHPQPMEQSINQNPEAMEALISNLFGNISSLKSAYIQLQSAHTPYDPEKIQEADKAVISELKNLSELKHVYRENHPKPVCVSPKDSRLAAEIQEQQSLLKTYEVMVKKFQSEIQNKDSEITQMLHKIEEANQKRLKLEKNLKLRGMSSSGGGDGDLQFPDLTIELFVSTYEAASKAVHDFSKPLINMMKAAGWDLDSAAESIEPGVAYAKRPHKKYAFESYICQRMFSGFQQDTFSLDSDDDTETFFTQFLALKDMDVLDALATNPDSNFGKFCRSKYLILIHPKMEASFFGNLDQREYVTGGGHPRTAFYQAFLKLAKSIWLLHRLAYSFDPAAKIFQVKKGSEFSDSYMESVLKNIVVDEKGESPSVGLMVMPGFWIGGSVIQSRVYVSGVRVVE from the coding sequence ATGCTACCAAGTGGGTTGAAAGAAACTCAACTCAACAACAACCAGAAGGTCCATCCACAACCAATGGAACAATCTATCAACCAGAACCCTGAAGCTATGGAAGCACTTATCTCCAACCTCTTCGGAAACATCTCTTCTCTGAAATCTGCTTACATCCAGCTTCAATCTGCTCACACTCCTTACGACCCGGAGAAGATTCAGGAAGCCGACAAGGCTGTGATCTCCGAACTCAAGAATCTCTCCGAGCTGAAACATGTTTACAGAGAGAACCACCCCAAGCCTGTGTGCGTCTCTCCCAAAGACTCTCGTTTAGCCGCAGAGATCCAAGAGCAGCAGAGTCTTTTGAAGACTTATGAGGTCATGGTGAAGAAGTTTCAGTCTGAGATTCAGAACAAAGACTCCGAGATCACTCAGATGTTGCACAAGATCGAGGAAGCTAATCAGAAACGTCTTAAGCTCGAGAAGAATCTTAAGTTAAGGGGAATGTCATCTTCTGGTGGAGGTGATGGTGATTTGCAGTTTCCTGACTTGACCATTGAGCTTTTTGTATCTACCTATGAAGCTGCTTCTAAAGCTGTTCACGATTTCTCCAAGCCGTTGATCAACATGATGAAAGCTGCGGGATGGGATCTCGATTCTGCTGCTGAGTCCATTGAGCCTGGTGTTGCTTACGCCAAGAGGCCTCACAAGAAATATGCGTTTGAGTCGTACATATGCCAGAGGATGTTCAGTGGGTTTCAGCAGGACACTTTCTCACTAGACTCAGATGATGACACTGAGACCTTCTTCACTCAGTTTCTTGCTTTAAAGGACATGGATGTACTAGATGCTCTGGCTACAAACCCTGATTCCAACTTTGGTAAGTTCTGCAGGAGCAAGTATCTCATCTTGATCCATCCAAAGATGGAAGCTTCTTTCTTTGGAAACCTAGACCAGCGTGAGTACGTGACAGGAGGTGGCCACCCTAGGACCGCGTTTTATCAGGCCTTTTTGAAACTAGCAAAGTCTATATGGTTATTGCACAGGCTTGCTTACTCGTTTGATCCAGCTGCGAAGATCTTCCAGGTGAAAAAGGGTAGTGAGTTCTCTGATTCATACATGGAAAGTGTTTTGAAGAACATAGTTGTGGATGAAAAGGGTGAGAGCCCAAGTGTTGGTCTTATGGTGATGCCTGGGTTTTGGATTGGTGGAAGTGTGATTCAGAGCAGAGTTTATGTCTCTGGTGTGAGGGTCGTTGAATGA